Within the Synergistaceae bacterium genome, the region GGGCTTTAAGAAGCGTGGATTTTCCGGCCCGTGTGGGTCCCGCTACCATGAGCTTACGATTAGCGGAAAGGTAGCCATAATGTAAACATTCAAGCTCAGGAGGGCGGAGCTCGTTTGGCTGCTTCGCGGTCTCCACTGGTTCCACCGAAACCCCTTCTTGAGGAAGATGAACGTGTAACCTCTCTTCTTCTAACCTCTCTTCTTCTTTTAACCTCTCTTCTTCCATGTCTCTTGTTAGCTCCTCGTAATGTTCGATGGAGCGAAGCCCAAAGTCTCTGTCAAGGCGTGCATGGCGTTAACGAGAGCGGATTCGACAGCGGAGACCTCGCCACTGAAGACAAGTCCTCCCGTGAAGCGGTCGACAAATTCTATTCTGATGTTGGATGATTTCGAGGCCGTATCCGCCGCGATGATAGCACCCTCGCCTGGTGTTATTGTCATGATTCCCACCGCGCCCTTGTTATCGACGCCGATCCGTTCGCAGATGTCCCTATTGGGATTTGCGATAATATGGGCGATTGTCACTTGTTTACCGGGGACAAATTCCTGAATGATTCTAGTTTTTTCGGCTCGTGAAGAACGAGAAAAATCTTCCGCCACGCGCTTTCCCTCCTCGTAAAAATGCAGAGGCGCCGCAAGTCAGACGCAGAGCTAACTTTAAATAAATGTGAAAATGTGATGTGATTTACTATTTTCATTTCTATGTTTTCATTTCTATCATGTCATAAAAACGCGTTTTTCGTGTGACAGTTTCTTGCTGATTTCATGTCATAAAGATTTGCTAAATTAAAACACGTATCGGTATTAATTCGGAGCAAAAAAAACTTAGATTGAATATATGGGAATTTTTAAGGCTAAAATTACGGTTAAATAGAACGCAAAAAAATATCCAATATAATTTTATTGTCTTAAATGTGTCTTAAATGAAGTTTTTCGCTCGGCAATCCAAAAGAACCCCTAGGAGTAAAATCTCCCAGAGGTTTTTCGCGTGTAAGAACCTATTGCCGCCGGAACTTGTAATGCGGCAACGCGCGTTCACCTATGCCGCTAAACTCAATACGATCTGCGCAATGCCTCAATCTCCGCTATGGATAAGCCGTAAATTGGGCAATCAAGGCGGGGTTCATTCCATCGGCTAGTCTCGAACGCGCTGTTTCTCGCAGGCACCGTCACGGGCTATGGCACACCGGTGTTATTTTGGAAAGAACACGTGAACCTCAGCCCAACTTTGCAGAGGTCCTCCGATATTTTGCAAAGCCGCGCGTTACCCCTCAAAGCCCCCTAAATTTTAAGATGGCGCGCGAAGAGCGCTTATCATGACGTAGCGCGCATATTGGTCGCTGCGGAATTAGAGCGTTTAAATTCTACTCATGATGACAGGTCCTTCCCCAAAATTTCCTTGAGCAGTGCAGGATGACATGGATTTTTAGAGAGCATCTTGCGGATTTTAACCTTTATGATGCTGTTGACGTGTTGAAGAAAATAAAGTAAAATCTTCTAAGTTGTAATAAGTGGAGTTTTAAAAATAAAAAATCACGAGTTTGCGGGGATGGCGGAATTGGTAGACGCGCAAGACTAAGGATCTTGTGGCTTAAAAGCTGTGGGAGTTCGATTCTCCCTCTCCGCACCAAGAACAAAAATAACAGGAAACAATCTTGCACAAAAAGGCAGTCAGTAAGCGGATTTTTAGGCTATTTCCTTGCACAATAAAACACAGCACAATAAAACATAACAAAATATAATACTATCCGGGACATAACCGGACAGAAAAACGGGTTGGTGCTTGTGGAGGAGGGGTATGCTGTAGCGCTGACGGAGATGGAAGTGCGAAAGGCCAAGGGGCGAGAAAAGCCGTACCAACTTGGGGATGGTAACGGGCTTCATTTGGAAGTTCTCCCGTGGAAGTTCTCCCGACTGGCGGCAAGTATTAGCACTTGCGGTATTGGATATAAGGTCGGGAACACAAAACAAGCCTCGGCGTGTATCCCGAAGTTGGGCTGAAAGAGGTCCGGGAGAAGCGCGACGCTTTCAAGGAAAACCTGGCGGGGGGAATCGATCCAAAGGCCAAGAAACCCGATCTTCCCACCTTCGGGGCAGTAGCTTGGGAATGGCACAGTCGAAACATAGCGCCGTCAAAGTCTCCCCAATAT harbors:
- the eutS gene encoding ethanolamine utilization microcompartment protein EutS encodes the protein MAEDFSRSSRAEKTRIIQEFVPGKQVTIAHIIANPNRDICERIGVDNKGAVGIMTITPGEGAIIAADTASKSSNIRIEFVDRFTGGLVFSGEVSAVESALVNAMHALTETLGFAPSNITRS
- a CDS encoding Arm DNA-binding domain-containing protein gives rise to the protein MLVEEGYAVALTEMEVRKAKGREKPYQLGDGNGLHLEVLPWKFSRLAASISTCGIGYKVGNTKQASACIPKLG